The Malus domestica chromosome 13, GDT2T_hap1 genome includes a window with the following:
- the LOC114823327 gene encoding clathrin interactor EPSIN 2-like isoform X1, with protein sequence MKKVFDQTVRDIKREVNKKVLKVPGIEQKVLDATSNEPWGPHGSLLADIALATRNYHEYQMIMSIIWKRLSDTGKNWRHVYKALIILEYMVGHGSERVIDDIKEHAYQISTLSDFQYIDSSGRDQGSNVRKKSQSLVALVNDKERIIEVRQKAAANRDKFRNTSSTGGMYRPGSHSSLGGYGDKYDDDHYEGRYGGRDEDRNGYGREREWGYRDDDRYSRDGDRYGREYDERNGREGYRDDDYRGRSRSVDDYRHGSRSRSSDRERERSIDDDGHYSSRVSGAKTDDQSQDGRLSRKFSEQNIGAPSSYEEVVSESRSPVHNERGGETPAASAPRASSPPSSNNPSQATSVHVASASPSKQEVEPSDEFDPRGSVSGDAFGSVSAAQAAPAVQAAPVTSNNVEMDLLGSLSDSFSSNALAIVPTTSSTATFVADPLVNSSSATTFAATPSTSNVMNQPFEDPFGDSPFKALPSSEAVQPQPHTSTSTDSFTPTMNQSVDTASNFPLGDSFSAASYSLSGVSSVQTPTNSQFVSQELSTEHNNMDILADILPPTGPSQQSFSSPTGQHPQPSTNMYGNFHVQPGSIVPDNQTGFAGQHSGGGFPSQGGPTATITSHGAPQTPTGPTAQFNNGSFISQEGGFSAPYSGNFFSQQGGYMPLHAHNGPAAQLSGGNFHPQHGSVGSVASQAAHQAPSGRGSQHNSDVLGNVFSQTGPNTSMGSLQPLSSSTGALAIVAQPPKDSKFETKSAVWADTLSRGLVNLNISGAKINPLNDIGIDFDSINRKEKRMEKQPATPATSTINMGKAMGSGSGIGRAGASVLRAPPNAMVGSGMGVGMGPGPGMGMGRSPGGGMGMGGYGGTNQPMDMGTNMGMGMNMGLGMQRQTRLPPGSNMPSGYNPMMGAGGNPQQPYGGYR encoded by the exons ATGAAGAAAGTCTTTGATCAAACTGTTAGGGACAT AAAGAGAGAGGTGAACAAGAAAGTGCTGAAAGTTCCTGGAATAGAACAGAAG GTTCTTGATGCTACAAGTAATGAGCCCTGGGGTCCTCATGGATCACTTCTTGCTGACATTGCACTGGCAACCCGAAACTA TCATGAATACCAGATGATCATGTCCATCATTTGGAAGCGGCTAAGTGATACTGGAAAGAACTGGAGGCATGTTTACAAG GCTTTAATTATCTTGGAATACATGGTGGGTCATGGGTCAGAGCGTGTCATCGATGATATCAAGGAGCATGCGTATCAAATATCG ACATTATCCGATTTTCAATACATTGATTCCAGTGGAAGGGACCAGGGAAGTAATGTCAGAAAGAAGTCTCAGAGTCTTGTGGCTCTTGTCAATGACAAAGAAAGGATAATTGAGGTTAGACAGAAAGCAGCTGCTAACAGGGACAA GTTTCGTAATACATCATCGACAGGTGGAATGTATAGGCCTGGTTCCCATTCAAGTCTAGGAGGATATGGTGACAAATATGACGATGATCATTACGAAGGCCGCTATGGAGGCAGGGATGAAGATAGGAATGGCTATGGGAGGGAACGAGAATGGGGCTATAGGGATGATGACCGGTACAGTCGTGATGGAGATCGTTATGGCAGAGAATATGATGAACGCAACGGGAGGGAAGGTTACAGGGATGATGATTATCGAGGAAGAAGTCGAAGTGTTGATGATTACCGTCATGGCTCTAGAAGTAGAAGCTCTGATAGAGAGAGGGAGCGTTCAATTGATGATGATGGTCATTATTCCTCTCG TGTTAGTGGTGCTAAAACTGATGACCAATCTCAAGATGGAAG GCTAAGCAGGAAATTTTCTGAACAAAACATTGGGGCTCCTTCTAGTTATGAGGAGGTTGTAAGTGAATCTCGAAGCCCTGTTCACAATGAAAG GGGTGGTGAAACTCCAGCAGCTTCTGCTCCTAGAGCTTCTTCTCCACCTTCAAGCAATAATCCAAGCCAAGCAACCAGTGTTCATGTTGCTTCTGCATCGCCTTCGAAGCAGGAAGTGGAGCCTTCAGATGAATTTGATCCACGTGGTTCAGTTTCAGGCGATGcatttggttcagtttcag CTGCCCAAGCTGCCCCAGCTGTCCAAGCAGCCCCGGTTACCTCAAACAATGTTGAGATGGACTTACTAGGTTCCCTTTCTGACTCATTCTCTTCAAATGCATTGGCCATTGTACCGACTACATCTTCTACTGCTACATTTGTAGCTGATCCCCTTGTAAACTCTAGTTCTGCAACCACATTTGCAGCAACTCCATCAACGTCTAATGTTATGAATCAG CCATTTGAAGATCCATTCGGTGATTCCCCTTTCAAAGCTCTACCTTCCAGTGAGGCGGTCCAACCTCAGCCACACACTTCCACGTCCACAGACTCTTTCACACCAACCATGAACCAGAGTGTAGATACAGCTTCCAACTTTCCCTTGGGGGATTCATTTTCTGCTGCAAGTTATTCTTTATCTGGTGTTTCCAGTGTTCAGACTCCAACAAACTCGCAATTTGTGTCTCAAGAGCTCTCTACTGAACACAACAACATGGATATTCTCGCTGATATTCTGCCACCTACCGGACCTTCACAGCAATCCTTTTCAAGTCCAACAGGTCAGCATCCACAGCCAAGTACTAATATGTATGGAAATTTTCATGTGCAGCCAGGATCTATAGTCCCTGATAATCAAACTGGATTTGCTGGACAACACAGTGGTGGGGGTTTTCCATCACAGGGAGGGCCTACAGCTACCATCACTTCACATGGAGCTCCTCAAACTCCAACAGGACCTACTGCACAGTTTAACAATGGAAGTTTCATTTCACAAGAAGGTGGATTTTCAGCTCCCTACAGCGGAAACTTCTTTTCACAACAGGGAGGTTACATGCCTCTTCATGCTCATAATGGACCGGCTGCACAGCTTAGTGGTGGGAACTTCCATCCACAACATGGTTCTGTCGGCTCGGTAGCTTCACAGGCCGCTCATCAAGCTCCATCTGGACGAGGTTCGCAACATAACAGTGATGTTCTGGGCAACGTTTTTTCACAAACAGGGCCAAACACCTCAATGGGTTCCCTGCAACCACTGTCATCTTCAACAGGGGCACTTGCTATAGTTGCTCAACCACCTAAAGACAGCAAGTTTGAAACTAAGTCAGCAGTTTGGGCTGATACGCTCAGCAGAGGCCTAGTTAATTTAAATATATCTGGAG ctaaAATTAACCCATTGAATGATATTGGAATTGATTTTGATTCCATTAATCGGAAGGAAAAGAGGATGGAGAAGCAGCCGGCAACTCCTGCAACATCTACTATTAACATGGGTAAAGCCATGGGATCTGGTTCTGGAATTGGCCGTGCAGGTGCAAGTGTTCTTAGGGCGCCACCAAACGCTATGGTGGGTTCTGGTATGGGCGTGGGGATGGGTCCTGGTCCGGGCATGGGTATGGGCCGCAGTCCTGGTGGAGGTATGGGCATGGGGGGGTATGGTGGCACAAATCAACCCATGGATATGGGGACGAACATGGGAATGGGAATGAATATGGGCTTGGGGATGCAAAGGCAAACCAGATTACCTCCTGGTTCAAACATGCCTAGTGGTTATAACCCCATGATGGGCGCAGGTGGTAATCCTCAGCAGCCATATGGCGGCTACCGATGA
- the LOC114823327 gene encoding clathrin interactor EPSIN 2-like isoform X2 yields MKKVFDQTVRDIKREVNKKVLKVPGIEQKVLDATSNEPWGPHGSLLADIALATRNYHEYQMIMSIIWKRLSDTGKNWRHVYKALIILEYMVGHGSERVIDDIKEHAYQISTLSDFQYIDSSGRDQGSNVRKKSQSLVALVNDKERIIEVRQKAAANRDKFRNTSSTGGMYRPGSHSSLGGYGDKYDDDHYEGRYGGRDEDRNGYGREREWGYRDDDRYSRDGDRYGREYDERNGREGYRDDDYRGRSRSVDDYRHGSRSRSSDRERERSIDDDGHYSSRVSGAKTDDQSQDGRLSRKFSEQNIGAPSSYEEVVSESRSPVHNERGGETPAASAPRASSPPSSNNPSQATSVHVASASPSKQEVEPSDEFDPRGSVSGDAFGSVSAAPAVQAAPVTSNNVEMDLLGSLSDSFSSNALAIVPTTSSTATFVADPLVNSSSATTFAATPSTSNVMNQPFEDPFGDSPFKALPSSEAVQPQPHTSTSTDSFTPTMNQSVDTASNFPLGDSFSAASYSLSGVSSVQTPTNSQFVSQELSTEHNNMDILADILPPTGPSQQSFSSPTGQHPQPSTNMYGNFHVQPGSIVPDNQTGFAGQHSGGGFPSQGGPTATITSHGAPQTPTGPTAQFNNGSFISQEGGFSAPYSGNFFSQQGGYMPLHAHNGPAAQLSGGNFHPQHGSVGSVASQAAHQAPSGRGSQHNSDVLGNVFSQTGPNTSMGSLQPLSSSTGALAIVAQPPKDSKFETKSAVWADTLSRGLVNLNISGAKINPLNDIGIDFDSINRKEKRMEKQPATPATSTINMGKAMGSGSGIGRAGASVLRAPPNAMVGSGMGVGMGPGPGMGMGRSPGGGMGMGGYGGTNQPMDMGTNMGMGMNMGLGMQRQTRLPPGSNMPSGYNPMMGAGGNPQQPYGGYR; encoded by the exons ATGAAGAAAGTCTTTGATCAAACTGTTAGGGACAT AAAGAGAGAGGTGAACAAGAAAGTGCTGAAAGTTCCTGGAATAGAACAGAAG GTTCTTGATGCTACAAGTAATGAGCCCTGGGGTCCTCATGGATCACTTCTTGCTGACATTGCACTGGCAACCCGAAACTA TCATGAATACCAGATGATCATGTCCATCATTTGGAAGCGGCTAAGTGATACTGGAAAGAACTGGAGGCATGTTTACAAG GCTTTAATTATCTTGGAATACATGGTGGGTCATGGGTCAGAGCGTGTCATCGATGATATCAAGGAGCATGCGTATCAAATATCG ACATTATCCGATTTTCAATACATTGATTCCAGTGGAAGGGACCAGGGAAGTAATGTCAGAAAGAAGTCTCAGAGTCTTGTGGCTCTTGTCAATGACAAAGAAAGGATAATTGAGGTTAGACAGAAAGCAGCTGCTAACAGGGACAA GTTTCGTAATACATCATCGACAGGTGGAATGTATAGGCCTGGTTCCCATTCAAGTCTAGGAGGATATGGTGACAAATATGACGATGATCATTACGAAGGCCGCTATGGAGGCAGGGATGAAGATAGGAATGGCTATGGGAGGGAACGAGAATGGGGCTATAGGGATGATGACCGGTACAGTCGTGATGGAGATCGTTATGGCAGAGAATATGATGAACGCAACGGGAGGGAAGGTTACAGGGATGATGATTATCGAGGAAGAAGTCGAAGTGTTGATGATTACCGTCATGGCTCTAGAAGTAGAAGCTCTGATAGAGAGAGGGAGCGTTCAATTGATGATGATGGTCATTATTCCTCTCG TGTTAGTGGTGCTAAAACTGATGACCAATCTCAAGATGGAAG GCTAAGCAGGAAATTTTCTGAACAAAACATTGGGGCTCCTTCTAGTTATGAGGAGGTTGTAAGTGAATCTCGAAGCCCTGTTCACAATGAAAG GGGTGGTGAAACTCCAGCAGCTTCTGCTCCTAGAGCTTCTTCTCCACCTTCAAGCAATAATCCAAGCCAAGCAACCAGTGTTCATGTTGCTTCTGCATCGCCTTCGAAGCAGGAAGTGGAGCCTTCAGATGAATTTGATCCACGTGGTTCAGTTTCAGGCGATGcatttggttcagtttcag CTGCCCCAGCTGTCCAAGCAGCCCCGGTTACCTCAAACAATGTTGAGATGGACTTACTAGGTTCCCTTTCTGACTCATTCTCTTCAAATGCATTGGCCATTGTACCGACTACATCTTCTACTGCTACATTTGTAGCTGATCCCCTTGTAAACTCTAGTTCTGCAACCACATTTGCAGCAACTCCATCAACGTCTAATGTTATGAATCAG CCATTTGAAGATCCATTCGGTGATTCCCCTTTCAAAGCTCTACCTTCCAGTGAGGCGGTCCAACCTCAGCCACACACTTCCACGTCCACAGACTCTTTCACACCAACCATGAACCAGAGTGTAGATACAGCTTCCAACTTTCCCTTGGGGGATTCATTTTCTGCTGCAAGTTATTCTTTATCTGGTGTTTCCAGTGTTCAGACTCCAACAAACTCGCAATTTGTGTCTCAAGAGCTCTCTACTGAACACAACAACATGGATATTCTCGCTGATATTCTGCCACCTACCGGACCTTCACAGCAATCCTTTTCAAGTCCAACAGGTCAGCATCCACAGCCAAGTACTAATATGTATGGAAATTTTCATGTGCAGCCAGGATCTATAGTCCCTGATAATCAAACTGGATTTGCTGGACAACACAGTGGTGGGGGTTTTCCATCACAGGGAGGGCCTACAGCTACCATCACTTCACATGGAGCTCCTCAAACTCCAACAGGACCTACTGCACAGTTTAACAATGGAAGTTTCATTTCACAAGAAGGTGGATTTTCAGCTCCCTACAGCGGAAACTTCTTTTCACAACAGGGAGGTTACATGCCTCTTCATGCTCATAATGGACCGGCTGCACAGCTTAGTGGTGGGAACTTCCATCCACAACATGGTTCTGTCGGCTCGGTAGCTTCACAGGCCGCTCATCAAGCTCCATCTGGACGAGGTTCGCAACATAACAGTGATGTTCTGGGCAACGTTTTTTCACAAACAGGGCCAAACACCTCAATGGGTTCCCTGCAACCACTGTCATCTTCAACAGGGGCACTTGCTATAGTTGCTCAACCACCTAAAGACAGCAAGTTTGAAACTAAGTCAGCAGTTTGGGCTGATACGCTCAGCAGAGGCCTAGTTAATTTAAATATATCTGGAG ctaaAATTAACCCATTGAATGATATTGGAATTGATTTTGATTCCATTAATCGGAAGGAAAAGAGGATGGAGAAGCAGCCGGCAACTCCTGCAACATCTACTATTAACATGGGTAAAGCCATGGGATCTGGTTCTGGAATTGGCCGTGCAGGTGCAAGTGTTCTTAGGGCGCCACCAAACGCTATGGTGGGTTCTGGTATGGGCGTGGGGATGGGTCCTGGTCCGGGCATGGGTATGGGCCGCAGTCCTGGTGGAGGTATGGGCATGGGGGGGTATGGTGGCACAAATCAACCCATGGATATGGGGACGAACATGGGAATGGGAATGAATATGGGCTTGGGGATGCAAAGGCAAACCAGATTACCTCCTGGTTCAAACATGCCTAGTGGTTATAACCCCATGATGGGCGCAGGTGGTAATCCTCAGCAGCCATATGGCGGCTACCGATGA
- the LOC114823327 gene encoding clathrin interactor EPSIN 2-like isoform X4: protein MIMSIIWKRLSDTGKNWRHVYKALIILEYMVGHGSERVIDDIKEHAYQISTLSDFQYIDSSGRDQGSNVRKKSQSLVALVNDKERIIEVRQKAAANRDKFRNTSSTGGMYRPGSHSSLGGYGDKYDDDHYEGRYGGRDEDRNGYGREREWGYRDDDRYSRDGDRYGREYDERNGREGYRDDDYRGRSRSVDDYRHGSRSRSSDRERERSIDDDGHYSSRVSGAKTDDQSQDGRLSRKFSEQNIGAPSSYEEVVSESRSPVHNERGGETPAASAPRASSPPSSNNPSQATSVHVASASPSKQEVEPSDEFDPRGSVSGDAFGSVSAAQAAPAVQAAPVTSNNVEMDLLGSLSDSFSSNALAIVPTTSSTATFVADPLVNSSSATTFAATPSTSNVMNQPFEDPFGDSPFKALPSSEAVQPQPHTSTSTDSFTPTMNQSVDTASNFPLGDSFSAASYSLSGVSSVQTPTNSQFVSQELSTEHNNMDILADILPPTGPSQQSFSSPTGQHPQPSTNMYGNFHVQPGSIVPDNQTGFAGQHSGGGFPSQGGPTATITSHGAPQTPTGPTAQFNNGSFISQEGGFSAPYSGNFFSQQGGYMPLHAHNGPAAQLSGGNFHPQHGSVGSVASQAAHQAPSGRGSQHNSDVLGNVFSQTGPNTSMGSLQPLSSSTGALAIVAQPPKDSKFETKSAVWADTLSRGLVNLNISGAKINPLNDIGIDFDSINRKEKRMEKQPATPATSTINMGKAMGSGSGIGRAGASVLRAPPNAMVGSGMGVGMGPGPGMGMGRSPGGGMGMGGYGGTNQPMDMGTNMGMGMNMGLGMQRQTRLPPGSNMPSGYNPMMGAGGNPQQPYGGYR from the exons ATGATCATGTCCATCATTTGGAAGCGGCTAAGTGATACTGGAAAGAACTGGAGGCATGTTTACAAG GCTTTAATTATCTTGGAATACATGGTGGGTCATGGGTCAGAGCGTGTCATCGATGATATCAAGGAGCATGCGTATCAAATATCG ACATTATCCGATTTTCAATACATTGATTCCAGTGGAAGGGACCAGGGAAGTAATGTCAGAAAGAAGTCTCAGAGTCTTGTGGCTCTTGTCAATGACAAAGAAAGGATAATTGAGGTTAGACAGAAAGCAGCTGCTAACAGGGACAA GTTTCGTAATACATCATCGACAGGTGGAATGTATAGGCCTGGTTCCCATTCAAGTCTAGGAGGATATGGTGACAAATATGACGATGATCATTACGAAGGCCGCTATGGAGGCAGGGATGAAGATAGGAATGGCTATGGGAGGGAACGAGAATGGGGCTATAGGGATGATGACCGGTACAGTCGTGATGGAGATCGTTATGGCAGAGAATATGATGAACGCAACGGGAGGGAAGGTTACAGGGATGATGATTATCGAGGAAGAAGTCGAAGTGTTGATGATTACCGTCATGGCTCTAGAAGTAGAAGCTCTGATAGAGAGAGGGAGCGTTCAATTGATGATGATGGTCATTATTCCTCTCG TGTTAGTGGTGCTAAAACTGATGACCAATCTCAAGATGGAAG GCTAAGCAGGAAATTTTCTGAACAAAACATTGGGGCTCCTTCTAGTTATGAGGAGGTTGTAAGTGAATCTCGAAGCCCTGTTCACAATGAAAG GGGTGGTGAAACTCCAGCAGCTTCTGCTCCTAGAGCTTCTTCTCCACCTTCAAGCAATAATCCAAGCCAAGCAACCAGTGTTCATGTTGCTTCTGCATCGCCTTCGAAGCAGGAAGTGGAGCCTTCAGATGAATTTGATCCACGTGGTTCAGTTTCAGGCGATGcatttggttcagtttcag CTGCCCAAGCTGCCCCAGCTGTCCAAGCAGCCCCGGTTACCTCAAACAATGTTGAGATGGACTTACTAGGTTCCCTTTCTGACTCATTCTCTTCAAATGCATTGGCCATTGTACCGACTACATCTTCTACTGCTACATTTGTAGCTGATCCCCTTGTAAACTCTAGTTCTGCAACCACATTTGCAGCAACTCCATCAACGTCTAATGTTATGAATCAG CCATTTGAAGATCCATTCGGTGATTCCCCTTTCAAAGCTCTACCTTCCAGTGAGGCGGTCCAACCTCAGCCACACACTTCCACGTCCACAGACTCTTTCACACCAACCATGAACCAGAGTGTAGATACAGCTTCCAACTTTCCCTTGGGGGATTCATTTTCTGCTGCAAGTTATTCTTTATCTGGTGTTTCCAGTGTTCAGACTCCAACAAACTCGCAATTTGTGTCTCAAGAGCTCTCTACTGAACACAACAACATGGATATTCTCGCTGATATTCTGCCACCTACCGGACCTTCACAGCAATCCTTTTCAAGTCCAACAGGTCAGCATCCACAGCCAAGTACTAATATGTATGGAAATTTTCATGTGCAGCCAGGATCTATAGTCCCTGATAATCAAACTGGATTTGCTGGACAACACAGTGGTGGGGGTTTTCCATCACAGGGAGGGCCTACAGCTACCATCACTTCACATGGAGCTCCTCAAACTCCAACAGGACCTACTGCACAGTTTAACAATGGAAGTTTCATTTCACAAGAAGGTGGATTTTCAGCTCCCTACAGCGGAAACTTCTTTTCACAACAGGGAGGTTACATGCCTCTTCATGCTCATAATGGACCGGCTGCACAGCTTAGTGGTGGGAACTTCCATCCACAACATGGTTCTGTCGGCTCGGTAGCTTCACAGGCCGCTCATCAAGCTCCATCTGGACGAGGTTCGCAACATAACAGTGATGTTCTGGGCAACGTTTTTTCACAAACAGGGCCAAACACCTCAATGGGTTCCCTGCAACCACTGTCATCTTCAACAGGGGCACTTGCTATAGTTGCTCAACCACCTAAAGACAGCAAGTTTGAAACTAAGTCAGCAGTTTGGGCTGATACGCTCAGCAGAGGCCTAGTTAATTTAAATATATCTGGAG ctaaAATTAACCCATTGAATGATATTGGAATTGATTTTGATTCCATTAATCGGAAGGAAAAGAGGATGGAGAAGCAGCCGGCAACTCCTGCAACATCTACTATTAACATGGGTAAAGCCATGGGATCTGGTTCTGGAATTGGCCGTGCAGGTGCAAGTGTTCTTAGGGCGCCACCAAACGCTATGGTGGGTTCTGGTATGGGCGTGGGGATGGGTCCTGGTCCGGGCATGGGTATGGGCCGCAGTCCTGGTGGAGGTATGGGCATGGGGGGGTATGGTGGCACAAATCAACCCATGGATATGGGGACGAACATGGGAATGGGAATGAATATGGGCTTGGGGATGCAAAGGCAAACCAGATTACCTCCTGGTTCAAACATGCCTAGTGGTTATAACCCCATGATGGGCGCAGGTGGTAATCCTCAGCAGCCATATGGCGGCTACCGATGA
- the LOC114823327 gene encoding clathrin interactor EPSIN 2-like isoform X3 has translation MKKVFDQTVRDIKREVNKKVLKVPGIEQKVLDATSNEPWGPHGSLLADIALATRNYHEYQMIMSIIWKRLSDTGKNWRHVYKALIILEYMVGHGSERVIDDIKEHAYQISTLSDFQYIDSSGRDQGSNVRKKSQSLVALVNDKERIIEVRQKAAANRDKFRNTSSTGGMYRPGSHSSLGGYGDKYDDDHYEGRYGGRDEDRNGYGREREWGYRDDDRYSRDGDRYGREYDERNGREGYRDDDYRGRSRSVDDYRHGSRSRSSDRERERSIDDDGHYSSRLSRKFSEQNIGAPSSYEEVVSESRSPVHNERGGETPAASAPRASSPPSSNNPSQATSVHVASASPSKQEVEPSDEFDPRGSVSGDAFGSVSAAQAAPAVQAAPVTSNNVEMDLLGSLSDSFSSNALAIVPTTSSTATFVADPLVNSSSATTFAATPSTSNVMNQPFEDPFGDSPFKALPSSEAVQPQPHTSTSTDSFTPTMNQSVDTASNFPLGDSFSAASYSLSGVSSVQTPTNSQFVSQELSTEHNNMDILADILPPTGPSQQSFSSPTGQHPQPSTNMYGNFHVQPGSIVPDNQTGFAGQHSGGGFPSQGGPTATITSHGAPQTPTGPTAQFNNGSFISQEGGFSAPYSGNFFSQQGGYMPLHAHNGPAAQLSGGNFHPQHGSVGSVASQAAHQAPSGRGSQHNSDVLGNVFSQTGPNTSMGSLQPLSSSTGALAIVAQPPKDSKFETKSAVWADTLSRGLVNLNISGAKINPLNDIGIDFDSINRKEKRMEKQPATPATSTINMGKAMGSGSGIGRAGASVLRAPPNAMVGSGMGVGMGPGPGMGMGRSPGGGMGMGGYGGTNQPMDMGTNMGMGMNMGLGMQRQTRLPPGSNMPSGYNPMMGAGGNPQQPYGGYR, from the exons ATGAAGAAAGTCTTTGATCAAACTGTTAGGGACAT AAAGAGAGAGGTGAACAAGAAAGTGCTGAAAGTTCCTGGAATAGAACAGAAG GTTCTTGATGCTACAAGTAATGAGCCCTGGGGTCCTCATGGATCACTTCTTGCTGACATTGCACTGGCAACCCGAAACTA TCATGAATACCAGATGATCATGTCCATCATTTGGAAGCGGCTAAGTGATACTGGAAAGAACTGGAGGCATGTTTACAAG GCTTTAATTATCTTGGAATACATGGTGGGTCATGGGTCAGAGCGTGTCATCGATGATATCAAGGAGCATGCGTATCAAATATCG ACATTATCCGATTTTCAATACATTGATTCCAGTGGAAGGGACCAGGGAAGTAATGTCAGAAAGAAGTCTCAGAGTCTTGTGGCTCTTGTCAATGACAAAGAAAGGATAATTGAGGTTAGACAGAAAGCAGCTGCTAACAGGGACAA GTTTCGTAATACATCATCGACAGGTGGAATGTATAGGCCTGGTTCCCATTCAAGTCTAGGAGGATATGGTGACAAATATGACGATGATCATTACGAAGGCCGCTATGGAGGCAGGGATGAAGATAGGAATGGCTATGGGAGGGAACGAGAATGGGGCTATAGGGATGATGACCGGTACAGTCGTGATGGAGATCGTTATGGCAGAGAATATGATGAACGCAACGGGAGGGAAGGTTACAGGGATGATGATTATCGAGGAAGAAGTCGAAGTGTTGATGATTACCGTCATGGCTCTAGAAGTAGAAGCTCTGATAGAGAGAGGGAGCGTTCAATTGATGATGATGGTCATTATTCCTCTCG GCTAAGCAGGAAATTTTCTGAACAAAACATTGGGGCTCCTTCTAGTTATGAGGAGGTTGTAAGTGAATCTCGAAGCCCTGTTCACAATGAAAG GGGTGGTGAAACTCCAGCAGCTTCTGCTCCTAGAGCTTCTTCTCCACCTTCAAGCAATAATCCAAGCCAAGCAACCAGTGTTCATGTTGCTTCTGCATCGCCTTCGAAGCAGGAAGTGGAGCCTTCAGATGAATTTGATCCACGTGGTTCAGTTTCAGGCGATGcatttggttcagtttcag CTGCCCAAGCTGCCCCAGCTGTCCAAGCAGCCCCGGTTACCTCAAACAATGTTGAGATGGACTTACTAGGTTCCCTTTCTGACTCATTCTCTTCAAATGCATTGGCCATTGTACCGACTACATCTTCTACTGCTACATTTGTAGCTGATCCCCTTGTAAACTCTAGTTCTGCAACCACATTTGCAGCAACTCCATCAACGTCTAATGTTATGAATCAG CCATTTGAAGATCCATTCGGTGATTCCCCTTTCAAAGCTCTACCTTCCAGTGAGGCGGTCCAACCTCAGCCACACACTTCCACGTCCACAGACTCTTTCACACCAACCATGAACCAGAGTGTAGATACAGCTTCCAACTTTCCCTTGGGGGATTCATTTTCTGCTGCAAGTTATTCTTTATCTGGTGTTTCCAGTGTTCAGACTCCAACAAACTCGCAATTTGTGTCTCAAGAGCTCTCTACTGAACACAACAACATGGATATTCTCGCTGATATTCTGCCACCTACCGGACCTTCACAGCAATCCTTTTCAAGTCCAACAGGTCAGCATCCACAGCCAAGTACTAATATGTATGGAAATTTTCATGTGCAGCCAGGATCTATAGTCCCTGATAATCAAACTGGATTTGCTGGACAACACAGTGGTGGGGGTTTTCCATCACAGGGAGGGCCTACAGCTACCATCACTTCACATGGAGCTCCTCAAACTCCAACAGGACCTACTGCACAGTTTAACAATGGAAGTTTCATTTCACAAGAAGGTGGATTTTCAGCTCCCTACAGCGGAAACTTCTTTTCACAACAGGGAGGTTACATGCCTCTTCATGCTCATAATGGACCGGCTGCACAGCTTAGTGGTGGGAACTTCCATCCACAACATGGTTCTGTCGGCTCGGTAGCTTCACAGGCCGCTCATCAAGCTCCATCTGGACGAGGTTCGCAACATAACAGTGATGTTCTGGGCAACGTTTTTTCACAAACAGGGCCAAACACCTCAATGGGTTCCCTGCAACCACTGTCATCTTCAACAGGGGCACTTGCTATAGTTGCTCAACCACCTAAAGACAGCAAGTTTGAAACTAAGTCAGCAGTTTGGGCTGATACGCTCAGCAGAGGCCTAGTTAATTTAAATATATCTGGAG ctaaAATTAACCCATTGAATGATATTGGAATTGATTTTGATTCCATTAATCGGAAGGAAAAGAGGATGGAGAAGCAGCCGGCAACTCCTGCAACATCTACTATTAACATGGGTAAAGCCATGGGATCTGGTTCTGGAATTGGCCGTGCAGGTGCAAGTGTTCTTAGGGCGCCACCAAACGCTATGGTGGGTTCTGGTATGGGCGTGGGGATGGGTCCTGGTCCGGGCATGGGTATGGGCCGCAGTCCTGGTGGAGGTATGGGCATGGGGGGGTATGGTGGCACAAATCAACCCATGGATATGGGGACGAACATGGGAATGGGAATGAATATGGGCTTGGGGATGCAAAGGCAAACCAGATTACCTCCTGGTTCAAACATGCCTAGTGGTTATAACCCCATGATGGGCGCAGGTGGTAATCCTCAGCAGCCATATGGCGGCTACCGATGA